The following proteins are co-located in the Hemitrygon akajei unplaced genomic scaffold, sHemAka1.3 Scf000058, whole genome shotgun sequence genome:
- the LOC140721631 gene encoding uncharacterized protein: MDAVGKLKRAAIRLKRILTGGSSREDDLDTGSKVPKQGQIESDVPMECGPAAEEEEQIQPRDSDVRDTDPDPGTGTSEATVCQPRDSDVRDTDLDPGTGTREATVFRLGSSLNTELSSPQEGAEPEFTISDLLAEGEEYRLNQLTKFYRDRLQQAIEAKVERLGSMLRKEGYFSREENEKVTELTEKGNRTESSRLFLSLVMGKGSRARRAMWESFLMWRTELPKLDRILREIQELGPDPQEYMNIGQGLSELPTQLID, translated from the exons ATGGACGCAG TTGGGAAATTGAAACGAGCAGCGATAAGACTGAAGAGGATTTTAACAGGCGGATCATCGAGGGAAGATGATCTGGACACGGGaagcaaggtaccaaagcagggtcagattgagagcgatgtcccaatggaatgcggtccggccgcagaggaggaggagcaaattcagcccagagacagtgacgtcagagacaccgatccggaccctggaaccggcacaagcgaggcgactgtctgtcagcccagagacagtgacgtcagagacaccgatctggaccctggaaccggcacaagggAGGCGACCGTCTTTCGGCTCGGAAGCTCATTGAACACAGAACTGTCAAGTCCCCAAGAAGGAGCAG AGCCAGAGTTTACCATCTCTGACCTCCTGGCAGAGGGGGAGGAATATCGACTgaaccaactgacaaagttctacagggacagactcCAACAAGCAATTGAAGCAAAGGTTGAAAGACTCGGTTCGATGTTGAGAAAGGAGGGAtatttcagtagagaagaaaatgag aaagtcactgaactgacagagaagggaaaccggacagagagttccagactcttcctcagtttggtgatgggcaaaggctcccgggcacggagggcgatgtgggaatcctttctgatgtggaggactgagttaccgaagttggacagaatactgagggaaatacaggaactcg gtcctgatccacaggaatacatgaacatcgGCCAAGGTTTATCTGAATTACCCACTCAGCTGATCG